Proteins encoded by one window of Candidatus Saganbacteria bacterium:
- the recO gene encoding DNA repair protein RecO: MAFYKTEAVTLRSVRFGEADKLVTFFARTHGKVSAIAKSALKTSSKFGARLEPFSYNQIFLAKGKNLDILSQIETIETFHTIREEEHTFQAAMYIIKVVTSFLEDGVKNEALFDLVTDSFFMLKSGVLPLLVTRMFDVKFADLEGILPLQEFSMNERQCVGQMKNGDFDASHFSASDLIHIDKILIPCLSDHLGKDIRLWKSL, encoded by the coding sequence ATGGCATTCTATAAGACGGAAGCGGTGACGCTGAGGTCCGTGAGATTCGGAGAGGCCGACAAGCTTGTGACCTTTTTTGCCAGGACCCACGGAAAGGTCAGCGCGATAGCAAAGTCGGCGCTCAAGACATCGAGCAAGTTCGGGGCAAGGCTTGAGCCGTTCTCTTACAATCAGATATTCCTCGCAAAAGGAAAAAACCTTGACATCCTGTCGCAGATAGAGACAATAGAGACTTTCCACACAATAAGGGAGGAAGAACATACTTTTCAGGCGGCAATGTATATAATAAAGGTCGTGACATCTTTCCTCGAGGACGGGGTAAAGAACGAGGCGCTGTTCGATCTCGTGACCGATTCGTTCTTCATGCTGAAATCGGGGGTTTTACCATTGCTCGTGACCAGGATGTTCGACGTCAAGTTTGCCGACCTTGAAGGGATATTGCCTTTGCAGGAGTTCTCAATGAACGAAAGACAATGCGTCGGACAGATGAAAAACGGAGATTTTGACGCCTCTCATTTTTCCGCGTCGGACCTTATACATATCGACAAGATCCTTATCCCGTGCCTGTCCGACCACTTAGGAAAGGATATCCGCCTTTGGAAAAGCCTGTAA
- the uppP gene encoding undecaprenyl-diphosphatase UppP: MSIIQALIMGIVQGITEFLPISSSGHLVVIPWMFNFRDPGLSFDAGLHLGTMLAIICFFWKDWLDIIKNWKEPLFRSILIGCLPAAVIGLAYENLFETTLRSPILVAACMIALGCVLWLAEYTGRKNRAVKDVNLIDSIFIGLAQVLALIPGVSRSGITMTAGLFSGLDRESAARFSFLLASPVILGAGLFKLRYFFSGGLPYSDATPLIIGILSSAIVGFLSIKFLLQYLMKHSFKIFVWYRFIVGAVIIIVWMLRT; this comes from the coding sequence ATGTCGATTATCCAGGCCCTGATCATGGGAATAGTCCAGGGTATCACGGAGTTCCTTCCGATAAGCAGTTCAGGCCATCTTGTGGTGATCCCGTGGATGTTCAATTTCAGGGATCCCGGACTGTCTTTCGACGCGGGGCTTCATCTGGGGACGATGCTGGCGATAATATGTTTTTTCTGGAAGGACTGGCTGGACATCATCAAGAATTGGAAGGAGCCCTTGTTCCGCTCGATCCTGATCGGTTGTCTGCCTGCGGCTGTTATCGGACTGGCTTATGAAAACCTTTTCGAAACGACGCTGCGCTCTCCTATACTTGTCGCTGCATGCATGATAGCCCTCGGCTGCGTCCTGTGGCTGGCCGAGTACACGGGGCGTAAAAACAGGGCCGTTAAGGACGTAAATCTGATCGATTCCATATTCATCGGCCTTGCGCAGGTGCTTGCTCTAATACCAGGCGTCTCGAGGTCCGGCATCACGATGACCGCGGGTCTTTTCAGCGGGCTCGACAGGGAATCCGCGGCAAGGTTCTCGTTCCTGCTCGCATCACCCGTTATTTTGGGCGCGGGATTGTTCAAGCTGCGATATTTCTTTTCAGGAGGACTGCCTTACAGCGATGCTACACCCTTGATCATCGGGATCCTGTCTTCGGCGATCGTAGGATTTTTATCGATAAAATTCCTTCTTCAGTACCTGATGAAGCATTCGTTCAAAATATTTGTGTGGTACAGGTTCATAGTCGGGGCGGTCATCATCATAGTCTGGATGTTAAGGACCTGA
- a CDS encoding radical SAM protein, whose protein sequence is MICHYYLTYRCSCRCEFCRISNDSEFEGVEEAGIYTIEKNLDSLVKLGVKSVNFTGGEPLLRHDIKDILSIAKKKGLHVALFTGGLDHPEKLCEMKGLLDELYIPLDAPGEEEHNRIRGQECYAEAVAGISLAKKMGMDVKINFTVTRDSVRSLPEMVDLAQHSGVTLRINPVHHFFGFEGFEKISVDYILRYARRKNVEMNRAVMELLKHGGNDKNKPVCRALETTVTISPDDHLILPCINSFQARIPIDGKLEKVMNSDIIKGYKKLEGRMDACAGCADIDYMIPSFSCKINKYRLLDLISSFDNMNKKKDA, encoded by the coding sequence ATGATATGCCATTATTATCTCACTTACAGATGCAGCTGCCGGTGCGAGTTCTGCCGCATTTCAAATGACAGCGAATTCGAGGGGGTCGAAGAAGCGGGCATCTATACAATAGAAAAGAACCTCGATTCACTCGTCAAGCTCGGGGTCAAGTCAGTAAATTTTACCGGAGGCGAGCCCCTGCTGCGTCATGACATCAAGGATATCCTGTCCATCGCCAAGAAAAAGGGATTGCATGTTGCTCTTTTTACCGGCGGACTTGATCATCCGGAAAAGCTGTGTGAGATGAAAGGCCTCCTTGACGAGCTTTATATACCGCTTGACGCTCCCGGCGAAGAAGAACATAACAGGATAAGAGGGCAGGAATGCTACGCCGAAGCCGTTGCCGGCATTTCCCTGGCAAAAAAAATGGGCATGGACGTAAAGATAAATTTCACGGTCACGCGCGACAGCGTGAGATCTCTTCCGGAAATGGTGGACCTCGCGCAGCACAGCGGCGTGACCCTGAGAATAAATCCCGTCCACCATTTTTTCGGGTTTGAAGGCTTTGAAAAGATATCGGTGGATTATATCCTGAGGTATGCGCGGAGAAAGAATGTCGAGATGAACAGGGCCGTCATGGAATTATTGAAGCACGGAGGCAACGACAAGAACAAGCCTGTATGCAGGGCGCTTGAGACCACGGTCACGATCTCGCCGGACGACCATCTGATACTTCCGTGCATAAATTCCTTTCAGGCAAGGATACCTATAGACGGGAAACTTGAGAAGGTCATGAACTCGGATATAATAAAAGGGTATAAAAAACTGGAAGGAAGGATGGACGCGTGTGCCGGTTGCGCGGACATCGACTATATGATCCCTTCGTTTTCCTGTAAAATAAACAAATACCGTCTCCTCGATCTGATATCAAGTTTTGATAATATGAACAAAAAAAAGGACGCGTAA
- a CDS encoding response regulator, translating into MAETNKTKVLVVDDEPGALESFRMILEIKDFEVSTFSSGIEALAAVEKTAFQIAFIDLKMPIMGGLEVLKKLKELSPTTEAVIVTAYASEESQANAITLGAMEYLRKPFLMEEIFSLCDRALRKRREKGASKDSIGGPNLGNIH; encoded by the coding sequence ATGGCGGAAACCAATAAGACAAAAGTGCTGGTCGTTGATGACGAGCCGGGAGCTTTGGAATCATTCAGGATGATCCTTGAGATCAAGGATTTTGAAGTCTCCACTTTTTCCAGCGGGATCGAGGCTCTTGCCGCGGTTGAAAAGACCGCCTTCCAAATAGCTTTCATCGACCTGAAGATGCCTATAATGGGAGGGCTTGAAGTGCTGAAAAAGCTTAAAGAGCTGTCTCCCACCACCGAAGCCGTGATCGTGACCGCCTACGCATCCGAGGAATCACAGGCCAACGCCATCACTCTCGGAGCCATGGAATATTTAAGGAAACCATTTTTGATGGAAGAGATATTCTCGCTTTGCGACAGGGCCCTGCGGAAAAGGCGCGAGAAGGGAGCTTCAAAAGACAGTATTGGCGGCCCGAACCTCGGCAATATCCACTGA
- a CDS encoding ATP-binding protein, whose translation MSIYPFLLLLLSVLGAGFALLVYVYGKTRPAAVFLALYNTVFSVWCFGQFMGEISISKDAVLFWTRVNLAAAVLIPVVFMLFVYAFLDKIGQRKPIISIFAALSMSILLFLPTHYFINDLIATKYFRFYPQGGPVYIFFIMVFAAAVAAAFTDLVFEYRHSSGTRRNQTAYIILASIIGFGGGVLWFLPAFGADVYPYGIFIVPFYLFIAAYAIVRHNLLDINIVLRKGILYPLLNSLNPGNSRLNSIHYENMAAIGVVAASIAHEIKNPLTAIKGMVQVLPENIHDKDFIASFNDIVPRQIEKINGAIEKLIRFVKSSSAAGGLQANQEDVNIDEMIDDILFIIRIPCEKAGIVIEKSTISPIKIKADRALLSQAFFNIILNSMQAMPSGGDLRVTIDAVSVEISDTGIGIKKEDLPRIFEPFFSQKERGSGVGLAVAAGIIESFGGKIEVDSEPGKGARFIISFKR comes from the coding sequence ATGTCAATTTATCCGTTCCTGCTTCTTTTGCTCTCGGTCCTGGGGGCCGGGTTTGCGCTGTTGGTATATGTTTACGGGAAGACAAGGCCCGCGGCTGTATTTCTAGCCCTGTATAATACTGTATTTTCGGTCTGGTGCTTTGGCCAGTTCATGGGCGAGATATCGATCTCAAAAGATGCAGTGCTTTTTTGGACCAGGGTCAATCTTGCCGCCGCGGTCTTGATCCCGGTCGTTTTTATGCTTTTTGTATACGCCTTTCTGGATAAGATCGGGCAAAGAAAGCCGATAATATCCATATTTGCCGCGCTTTCGATGTCGATCCTGCTCTTTTTGCCTACGCACTATTTTATAAACGACCTTATTGCGACAAAATATTTCAGGTTCTATCCTCAAGGAGGCCCGGTCTATATTTTTTTCATAATGGTATTTGCCGCGGCAGTCGCGGCCGCTTTTACGGATCTCGTCTTTGAATACCGGCACTCGAGCGGCACCAGGCGCAACCAGACCGCATATATAATACTGGCCTCCATTATCGGATTCGGAGGAGGCGTCCTGTGGTTTTTGCCGGCTTTCGGCGCGGATGTCTATCCATACGGCATATTCATCGTGCCTTTCTATCTTTTTATCGCGGCTTATGCCATCGTGAGGCATAACCTGCTGGATATCAATATCGTCCTGCGGAAAGGGATCTTGTATCCGCTTTTAAATTCATTAAATCCGGGAAACTCGCGGCTCAATTCGATACACTACGAAAATATGGCGGCTATCGGGGTGGTAGCGGCATCGATCGCACACGAGATAAAAAATCCGCTGACAGCCATAAAAGGTATGGTCCAGGTACTTCCCGAGAACATCCACGACAAGGACTTTATTGCTTCATTCAATGATATCGTCCCCAGACAGATCGAGAAGATAAACGGCGCCATTGAAAAACTGATCAGGTTCGTCAAAAGTTCTTCCGCGGCAGGCGGGCTGCAGGCAAACCAGGAAGATGTCAATATAGACGAAATGATCGATGATATCCTGTTCATTATCAGGATACCGTGCGAGAAAGCGGGTATTGTCATCGAAAAAAGCACTATTTCACCAATAAAGATCAAAGCTGACAGGGCTCTCCTGTCGCAGGCATTTTTCAATATCATCTTGAATTCCATGCAGGCCATGCCTTCCGGCGGGGATCTGCGCGTGACGATCGATGCAGTATCGGTCGAAATATCCGATACGGGAATAGGTATAAAAAAAGAGGATCTTCCCAGGATATTCGAGCCGTTCTTTTCTCAAAAAGAGAGAGGATCGGGAGTGGGCCTCGCGGTAGCCGCGGGCATAATAGAAAGCTTTGGTGGTAAAATTGAAGTTGACAGTGAGCCAGGGAAGGGTGCAAGGTTTATAATAAGCTTTAAGCGCTAA
- a CDS encoding response regulator, whose amino-acid sequence MAKILMVDDEVNILKIAGTMLERSGHTVILAASGEEALEKAKADPPDLILLDRSMPGMGGTEVLSSLRDQKALNKIPVIFLTAQDSESEMIEGLRGGAVDYITKPFNMDDLRDRVEFVLKKYTPKPIL is encoded by the coding sequence ATGGCAAAGATCCTGATGGTCGATGATGAAGTTAACATCCTCAAGATAGCCGGCACGATGCTTGAAAGATCGGGACATACTGTCATCCTGGCGGCGAGCGGAGAAGAAGCCCTTGAAAAAGCAAAAGCAGACCCGCCTGACCTGATACTTCTTGACCGCAGCATGCCCGGGATGGGCGGGACTGAGGTCTTAAGCTCTCTCAGGGATCAAAAAGCCCTGAACAAGATACCGGTGATATTTTTGACGGCCCAGGACTCTGAATCCGAGATGATAGAGGGCTTAAGGGGCGGGGCTGTCGATTACATCACAAAACCGTTCAATATGGACGATCTCAGGGACAGGGTCGAATTTGTTCTGAAAAAATACACTCCGAAGCCTATATTATAA
- a CDS encoding DUF1015 domain-containing protein, translating into MVEIKPFKGIIYDKEKVRDVSKVISPPYDVISEEEQEKYYSKDEHNIVRIILGKKTEHDNESENRYSRAAHFMQEWMNEGIFAEDDVPGLYVYEQQFTHKKTNYSRRGFIGLLRLDQKGSVKVHENTYSKPKEDRLLLMRACSANTEPIFVLYKGDEVSIPEEEPLFSAKDDNEVTHRFWRVTDEKAVSSFCKGFTDISAYIADGHHRYETALNYAKELKVNPDSANPHNYIMTYFVEEQDPGLLVLPIHRILNISDEDNDLIMKNAKRHFLVVEVDSFAKIEKAVGHVFGYFSRKDNKMYMFKLRDVVTKNRVMAEKGRQALAELDVAILHSLLIDDILDKYRDRKTETVITYSHDDAEAVAAVKKGKAVCAFLLNPTKISQIMSIADAGGRMPQKSTFFYPKPYSGLVMRKIA; encoded by the coding sequence ATGGTAGAGATCAAGCCCTTTAAAGGCATCATATATGATAAGGAAAAAGTAAGGGATGTCTCAAAAGTAATATCCCCTCCCTATGATGTCATATCAGAGGAGGAGCAGGAAAAATATTATTCCAAGGACGAGCATAATATCGTACGGATCATTCTCGGCAAGAAGACAGAGCATGATAACGAGAGTGAAAACCGCTATTCGCGCGCGGCGCATTTTATGCAGGAATGGATGAACGAAGGCATATTTGCCGAGGACGACGTCCCCGGGCTTTATGTGTACGAGCAGCAGTTCACGCACAAAAAAACGAATTATTCAAGAAGAGGGTTTATAGGTCTTTTAAGACTGGACCAAAAAGGCTCCGTCAAGGTGCACGAGAACACTTATTCAAAGCCCAAGGAGGACAGGCTGCTCCTGATGAGAGCGTGTTCCGCGAATACGGAGCCGATATTTGTCCTTTATAAGGGGGATGAGGTATCGATCCCGGAAGAAGAGCCCCTCTTTAGCGCAAAGGATGACAATGAGGTGACGCACCGCTTCTGGAGGGTGACCGACGAAAAAGCGGTGTCATCTTTTTGTAAAGGTTTCACGGACATAAGCGCGTATATCGCGGACGGGCACCACAGGTATGAAACGGCGCTGAATTACGCCAAAGAACTGAAAGTAAATCCGGACAGCGCGAACCCCCACAACTACATAATGACCTATTTTGTGGAAGAGCAGGACCCGGGGCTCCTCGTGCTTCCGATACACAGGATCCTCAATATCTCCGACGAAGACAATGACCTCATAATGAAGAACGCGAAGAGACATTTTCTCGTGGTAGAGGTGGACTCGTTCGCGAAGATAGAAAAAGCCGTAGGGCATGTATTCGGCTATTTCAGCAGGAAAGACAACAAGATGTACATGTTCAAGCTGAGGGATGTGGTCACAAAGAACAGGGTCATGGCGGAAAAAGGCCGCCAGGCGCTTGCCGAACTGGACGTGGCGATCCTCCATAGCCTTTTAATAGATGACATCCTTGATAAATACAGGGACAGGAAGACCGAGACAGTTATAACTTACTCGCATGACGATGCGGAAGCGGTAGCGGCCGTAAAAAAAGGAAAAGCCGTGTGCGCATTCCTCCTTAACCCTACGAAGATCTCCCAGATCATGAGCATCGCGGATGCCGGAGGCAGGATGCCGCAGAAATCGACGTTCTTCTATCCAAAACCGTATTCCGGGCTGGTGATGAGGAAGATAGCTTAA
- a CDS encoding MFS transporter → MEKPVIPPRFSAVLKNRSFVCLWIGQVLSQMADRIYIYVLVIVAYNLTKTNLGVSVPMLSFGIPSVLFASFAGVYVDRWQRKKTMVMSDILRGILIILMIFLLQRSLFTIFLVSLLIYTIAQFFAPAEASLLTEVVERENLIVANSLFMTTWMWSSVIGFGIGAPLVIIFGEEVTFAIAAMLYFISALAVFMVPHKDGAREKRYSIKSVKHDLLMGFEFIRRNVVVRYSLLKMMVITSGLAVICMLAIQFAEQYIGIGARNFGYLVIFTGAGMMLGMLALGKLSHYFKKNIIVFIGFISSGTVLILLAFTRNVFLAFLYCFILGFGNILINATIQTIIQHKTPRSLRGRVFGIQNMLINFAFTIPVVVFGLIADYFGLDRAILALGLIILLSGLLSILVPKLRTV, encoded by the coding sequence TTGGAAAAGCCTGTAATCCCGCCAAGATTCAGCGCCGTGTTAAAGAACAGATCATTTGTCTGTCTCTGGATAGGTCAGGTCCTTTCCCAGATGGCCGACAGGATATACATATATGTGCTTGTCATAGTTGCCTACAATCTCACAAAGACCAATCTCGGGGTCTCGGTCCCCATGCTCTCTTTCGGCATCCCCTCCGTGCTGTTCGCTTCGTTCGCCGGCGTATATGTGGACAGGTGGCAGAGAAAGAAGACCATGGTGATGTCTGACATACTGAGGGGTATCCTGATAATCCTGATGATCTTTCTTCTGCAAAGATCTCTTTTCACTATTTTCCTTGTAAGCCTTCTGATCTACACGATAGCCCAGTTCTTCGCTCCGGCGGAGGCGTCGCTCCTTACCGAGGTCGTCGAGAGGGAGAACCTTATCGTGGCAAATTCGCTTTTCATGACCACGTGGATGTGGAGCTCTGTAATAGGGTTCGGCATCGGAGCTCCGCTTGTCATAATATTCGGAGAGGAAGTGACCTTTGCGATCGCGGCGATGCTTTATTTCATATCAGCGCTTGCGGTATTCATGGTGCCGCATAAGGACGGCGCCAGGGAGAAAAGATACTCTATAAAAAGCGTGAAACATGACCTGCTAATGGGTTTTGAGTTCATAAGAAGGAACGTTGTCGTCAGATATTCGCTGCTGAAGATGATGGTGATAACCTCGGGCCTTGCCGTGATATGCATGCTCGCGATACAGTTTGCCGAACAATATATCGGCATCGGCGCGAGGAATTTCGGTTATCTGGTCATTTTTACGGGGGCGGGAATGATGCTCGGCATGCTGGCTCTCGGAAAATTGAGCCACTATTTCAAAAAAAACATCATAGTCTTTATAGGCTTCATCTCTTCCGGGACAGTCCTTATCCTGCTGGCATTTACCAGGAACGTCTTTCTTGCTTTTTTGTACTGCTTCATACTCGGTTTCGGTAATATATTGATCAATGCGACTATACAAACCATAATTCAGCACAAAACTCCGAGGTCCCTGAGGGGAAGGGTATTCGGGATACAGAACATGCTTATCAACTTCGCGTTCACGATACCTGTGGTCGTATTCGGCCTCATAGCCGACTATTTCGGCCTGGACAGGGCGATACTTGCTCTCGGACTTATAATCCTGTTATCGGGCTTACTCAGCATTCTGGTGCCAAAACTCCGAACGGTATGA